The Maridesulfovibrio hydrothermalis AM13 = DSM 14728 DNA window TTTTTTCCTGACCTAGAAAAGTTTTTTTGAACTGAACCATACCTGCATTGGTAAAGAGCAGGGTAGGATCGTCCTTAGGGATAAGGGAAGAGCTTGTCTCAATTTTGTGTCCGTTCTTTTCGAAAAACTTAAGGAATCTTTCTCTGATTTCACTGGCCTTCATGGGCTGTCTCCGTAAAAAATATATTACCGTTAGGGACGTCCCTGACGGTTTTATCAAAGTAAGCCCCTGCCGTGGCAGGGGCACTATATTTAATGTGGGCCAAAAGGCTTTACTCTGCGGGAGTCTCTACGTCAACCTTCTCTTCGGGGGCTTCTTTGACTCCAAGGTGGATAAGCAGTTTATCTTCAATCTGCTGGCGCAGTTCCGGTGTTTCCAGCAGAAGCTGACGCACGTTTTCTTTACCCTGTCCCAGTCTTTCAGATCCGAAGGCATACCATGCACCGCTTTTATCAACGATACCGTGCTCAACTCCCAGATCGATCAGTTCACCCTCGCGGGACATGCCTGTACCATAAAGGATATCAACAAGTGCTTCGCGGAAAGGCGGTGCAACTTTGTTTTTGATGATTTTGATACGGGTGCGGGAACCGTAGACTTCGTCTTTATCTTTCAGAGTCTGGATTCTGCGGATATCAAAACGAACAGAAGAATAAAATTTCAGAGCATTACCACCGGATGTTGTCTCGGGGCTGCCGTATCCAGTCATACCGATCTTCATGCGGATCTGGTTGATAAACATGACAACCGAATTGGATTTATGAATGGTACCGGTAAGCTTTCGCAGGGCATGAGACATAAGTCTTGCCTGACCGCCTACCTGAGTTTCACCCATGTTGCCTTCAAGTTCAGCCTGCGGGATAAGCGCGGCAACGGAGTCAATGATAACAATATCCACAGCTCCGGAGCGAACCAGCAGGTCTGTAATTTCAAGTGCCTGCTCTCCGTAGTCCGGCTGGGAGATCAGCAGTTCATCGGTATTTACACCGAGGCGTTTAGCATATTTTACGTCGAGCGCGTGTTCAGCGTCGACAAATGCGGCAGTTCCGCCTGCTTTCTGGCATTCTGCGATAACATGCAGGGCCAGAGTTGTTTTACCTGAAGATTCCGGGCCGTATACTTCTGTTATTCTGCCCTTCGGGATTCCGCCGATACCTAATGCTATATCAAGGCCGATAGATCCGGTCGGGATAATAGGCATAGCCTGGATTGCATCTGAGTCCATGCGCATGATGGACCCCTTACCGAACTTGCGTTCAATAGTGGTAAGTGCTGTTTTCAGGGCTTCTTTGCGAAGCTCGTCGGGATTTGCGGTTTTTCTGCTCATTTTTTCTCCATTTGGGGTTGGACGTTTGGTCGCATTGTCTTGGTTATTGTCACATGCACAAGAGCCTTACGGCGGGATGCGGAGAACGTCCTTCGCTCGGTAGCGG harbors:
- the recA gene encoding recombinase RecA, with product MSRKTANPDELRKEALKTALTTIERKFGKGSIMRMDSDAIQAMPIIPTGSIGLDIALGIGGIPKGRITEVYGPESSGKTTLALHVIAECQKAGGTAAFVDAEHALDVKYAKRLGVNTDELLISQPDYGEQALEITDLLVRSGAVDIVIIDSVAALIPQAELEGNMGETQVGGQARLMSHALRKLTGTIHKSNSVVMFINQIRMKIGMTGYGSPETTSGGNALKFYSSVRFDIRRIQTLKDKDEVYGSRTRIKIIKNKVAPPFREALVDILYGTGMSREGELIDLGVEHGIVDKSGAWYAFGSERLGQGKENVRQLLLETPELRQQIEDKLLIHLGVKEAPEEKVDVETPAE